Proteins encoded in a region of the Spiroplasma endosymbiont of Amphimallon solstitiale genome:
- a CDS encoding IS256 family transposase, translated as MAKKQNINNNDPISKAVDLLLENTGDLTTVFKEGGLYKELTKRLVEKMLNSEMQNYLGYEKNQHSNTENARNGTSSKKLITQQGKIEIDVPRDRNSDFTPVIVAKRQRRFDGFDQQVLSLYAKGMTLSDIRMQLQELYHGADISESVISQITDDVIDDVKAWQNRPLESVYPIVYFDCIVVKVRQDKRIINKSVYIALGVDLEGKKDVLGLWISENEGAKFWLANFTEMKNRGLNDILIACSDNLTGMSEAIQAVYPKTEHQLCIVHQIRNSLKYVSYKHRKTLVTDLKPIYSACSEEQAMQALESFESKWNKQYPQIAKSWYKNWENLMIFISYPAEIKRVIYTTNAIESVNSQLRKVIRNKKAFPNDMSVFKIFYLAIENITKKWTLPIQNWNTAIAHFMIKFEDRINLN; from the coding sequence ATGGCTAAAAAACAAAATATTAATAATAATGATCCAATATCAAAAGCAGTAGATTTATTATTAGAAAATACTGGAGATTTAACAACAGTTTTTAAAGAAGGGGGTTTATATAAAGAATTAACAAAACGTTTAGTTGAAAAAATGTTGAATTCTGAAATGCAAAATTATTTAGGATATGAAAAAAATCAACATAGTAATACTGAAAATGCTCGTAATGGTACAAGTTCAAAAAAATTAATAACTCAACAAGGTAAAATTGAGATTGATGTACCAAGAGATCGCAATAGTGATTTTACTCCTGTAATAGTTGCAAAAAGACAGCGAAGATTTGATGGTTTTGATCAACAAGTGCTTTCACTATATGCAAAAGGTATGACTCTATCTGACATTAGAATGCAGTTACAAGAGTTATATCATGGTGCTGATATTAGTGAAAGTGTTATTAGTCAAATTACTGATGATGTTATTGATGATGTCAAAGCATGACAAAATCGACCATTAGAAAGCGTTTATCCGATTGTTTATTTTGATTGTATAGTAGTTAAAGTTCGACAAGATAAACGGATTATTAATAAATCAGTTTATATAGCATTAGGAGTTGATTTAGAAGGTAAAAAAGATGTTTTAGGCTTATGAATTAGTGAAAATGAAGGTGCTAAATTTTGATTAGCTAATTTCACAGAAATGAAAAATCGAGGCTTAAATGATATTTTGATTGCTTGTAGTGATAATTTAACAGGCATGTCAGAAGCAATACAAGCAGTTTATCCTAAAACAGAACATCAATTATGCATTGTTCATCAAATTCGAAATAGTTTAAAATATGTTTCATACAAACATCGAAAAACTCTAGTTACAGATTTAAAACCAATTTATAGTGCATGTAGTGAAGAACAAGCAATGCAAGCTTTAGAATCATTTGAAAGTAAATGAAATAAACAATATCCCCAAATTGCTAAATCTTGATATAAAAATTGAGAAAATTTGATGATTTTTATTAGTTATCCTGCAGAAATCAAAAGAGTAATTTATACAACAAATGCTATTGAATCTGTTAATAGTCAATTACGAAAAGTTATTAGAAACAAAAAAGCTTTTCCTAATGATATGTCAGTTTTTAAAATATTTTATTTAGCAATTGAAAATATAACAAAAAAATGAACATTGCCTATTCAAAATTGAAATACAGCAATTGCTCATTTTATGATAAAATTTGAAGACAGAATTAATCTGAACTAG
- the cdd gene encoding cytidine deaminase, with the protein MEQDIDLLVLLKKAKAIQKNAYAPYSLFRVAAIVILKNSKEVLGVNVENAAYSVGICAERAALSQVIAQGYKKEDIISLFLITDSETVGSPCGMCRQFMIEIMPETCPVYISNKNENNDTKTICKILVKDLLPLAFKPSSLKGN; encoded by the coding sequence ATGGAACAAGATATAGATTTATTAGTATTATTGAAAAAAGCAAAAGCAATACAAAAAAATGCTTATGCTCCTTATTCTTTATTTAGAGTTGCTGCAATAGTAATTTTGAAAAATAGTAAAGAAGTGTTAGGAGTAAATGTTGAAAATGCTGCATACTCAGTAGGGATTTGTGCTGAAAGAGCAGCTTTGTCACAAGTTATTGCTCAAGGTTATAAAAAAGAAGATATTATTAGTCTATTTTTAATTACTGATAGTGAAACGGTTGGTTCTCCTTGTGGTATGTGTCGTCAATTTATGATTGAAATTATGCCAGAAACATGCCCTGTTTATATTAGTAATAAAAATGAAAATAATGATACTAAAACAATTTGTAAAATATTAGTAAAAGACTTATTACCTTTAGCGTTTAAACCAAGTTCATTGAAAGGGAATTAA
- a CDS encoding Cof-type HAD-IIB family hydrolase, translating into MVKIIFTDVDGTLFDSGSALSEINLNACLKAQKNNIKVVINTGRYGENAIRVGKMINAEKYDGYIIGNDGAEIWSYTKQKWIYLQQLNSETTIKLYEWLTKYNKQMILHFNSIDTLYVNHAANSWSTWVENLQIKIIKLTNSTDIKMPISKVMVILEKYWKANEITKFINNFETNFPDLTIVQYHTNVFSIGNKNINKGSALQWLCNHLNIDTKDALTIGDGFNDLPMFEVSGHPIVMENANIALKPYGKTIAPNNDEHGVGYIINNYVFKNLNCKYKWDSFLK; encoded by the coding sequence ATGGTAAAAATAATTTTTACTGATGTAGATGGTACTTTATTTGATAGTGGCAGTGCTTTAAGTGAAATTAATCTTAATGCTTGTTTAAAAGCTCAAAAAAATAATATTAAAGTTGTAATTAATACAGGTAGATATGGTGAAAATGCTATTCGTGTTGGTAAAATGATTAATGCTGAAAAATATGATGGTTATATTATTGGTAATGATGGCGCTGAAATTTGATCATATACTAAACAAAAATGAATTTATTTACAACAATTAAATTCAGAAACAACAATTAAACTTTATGAATGATTAACCAAATATAATAAACAAATGATTTTACATTTTAATAGTATTGATACTTTGTATGTTAACCATGCAGCTAATAGTTGAAGTACATGAGTTGAAAATCTGCAAATTAAAATTATTAAGTTAACTAATAGTACTGATATTAAAATGCCAATTTCAAAAGTAATGGTTATTTTAGAAAAATATTGAAAGGCTAATGAAATTACAAAATTCATTAATAATTTTGAAACTAACTTTCCAGATTTAACAATTGTTCAATATCATACAAATGTTTTTTCAATTGGTAATAAAAACATTAATAAAGGTTCAGCACTACAATGATTATGTAATCATTTAAATATTGACACTAAAGATGCATTAACGATTGGTGATGGATTTAATGATTTACCAATGTTTGAAGTATCTGGTCATCCAATAGTAATGGAAAATGCTAATATTGCTTTAAAACCATATGGTAAAACTATTGCTCCAAATAATGATGAACATGGAGTTGGATATATTATTAATAATTATGTTTTTAAAAACCTGAATTGTAAATATAAATGGGACAGTTTTTTAAAATAA
- the era gene encoding GTPase Era, which translates to MTNNFKSGFVSFIGRSNVGKSTLLNTILQEKKAIVSNKPQTTRNQIQGIYNSDDMQIIFFDTPGIHKHNNQLGRMMNRDANRATKQTNIICLLAPCNEYIGNSDKHIIKLLSERVNTTILLLLTKVDLVTKEKVMDKINEWKDLLPFKEIIPISAIKEMNLDILLKKLYEYLPIGEKNYLIENNDDVSDNTLIKEIIREKILNLTEEEIPYSVAVLIESINYNPNTNITDINAVIVVERDSQKGIIIGKGGSMIKEIGIRARTDLESIFDSHIILKTFVKVVPDWRNNPRKLKELGYS; encoded by the coding sequence ATGACTAATAATTTTAAATCAGGTTTTGTTAGTTTTATTGGTAGAAGTAATGTTGGAAAATCAACTTTATTAAATACCATTCTTCAAGAAAAAAAGGCAATTGTGTCTAATAAACCACAAACAACCAGAAATCAAATTCAAGGTATTTATAATAGTGATGATATGCAAATCATATTTTTTGATACTCCCGGCATTCATAAACATAATAACCAACTTGGACGAATGATGAATCGTGATGCTAACCGTGCCACTAAACAAACTAACATTATTTGTTTGTTAGCGCCATGTAATGAATACATTGGAAATAGCGATAAACATATTATTAAATTATTATCAGAAAGGGTAAATACAACTATTCTACTTTTATTAACTAAGGTTGATTTAGTAACAAAAGAAAAAGTAATGGATAAAATTAATGAGTGAAAAGATTTATTACCATTTAAAGAAATAATTCCAATTTCTGCTATAAAAGAAATGAACTTAGATATATTATTGAAAAAACTATATGAGTATTTACCAATTGGTGAAAAGAATTATTTAATCGAAAATAACGATGATGTTTCAGATAATACTTTAATTAAGGAAATTATTCGTGAAAAAATTTTAAATTTAACAGAAGAAGAAATTCCTTATAGTGTAGCAGTATTAATTGAAAGTATTAATTATAATCCAAATACTAATATTACTGATATTAATGCTGTTATTGTTGTTGAACGAGACTCACAAAAAGGAATTATTATTGGTAAAGGAGGTAGTATGATTAAAGAAATTGGAATAAGAGCTAGAACAGATTTAGAAAGTATTTTTGATTCTCATATTATATTAAAAACTTTTGTAAAAGTAGTACCTGATTGAAGAAATAATCCTAGAAAATTAAAAGAGTTAGGTTATAGTTAA
- the ybeY gene encoding rRNA maturation RNase YbeY, with amino-acid sequence MPAKINIVNIYNDHNYDIKNFNILSENILNAVAIKLKQKITWCIAVIFNDEQTSIELNKMYRHKDYVPDVLSFGNNDDDFPNINIDIRDLGDVYICYSKAVAQAQEYGHSLIRELSFLFIHGLLHTLGYDHQNSVEEKVMFDLQDEILNILGITRK; translated from the coding sequence ATGCCAGCAAAAATTAATATTGTAAATATTTACAATGATCATAACTATGACATTAAAAATTTTAATATTTTATCAGAAAATATTTTAAATGCAGTAGCTATTAAGTTAAAACAGAAAATTACATGGTGTATTGCTGTTATTTTTAATGACGAACAGACTAGTATTGAATTAAATAAAATGTATCGTCATAAAGATTATGTCCCTGATGTTTTATCATTTGGAAATAATGATGATGATTTTCCAAATATTAATATTGATATTAGAGATTTAGGTGATGTTTATATTTGTTATTCAAAGGCAGTAGCGCAAGCACAAGAATATGGCCATAGTTTAATTAGAGAATTATCATTTCTTTTTATTCATGGATTACTTCATACATTAGGATATGATCATCAAAATAGCGTAGAAGAAAAGGTTATGTTTGATTTACAAGATGAAATTTTAAATATTCTTGGTATTACTAGAAAATAA
- a CDS encoding IS30 family transposase, which translates to MYKYLTIESIIAIKEYKSYGFSIRKIAKAIDYSKSTVHRVCRLLNQNLLPLEILNKIQKNKQNAGRKLIILTLIEINTINHLLITKNYALDIIANFLKENKIKSISTKTLYNMFKTNRMGFDENNLLRKGKNKPHKQKETRGRINNCKSIHERNLIIPNIKNIEEFGHLEGDTIIGKDHKSSIITLADIWSKTTIPLATKNNKSENITKSIIKFISKLQKGTVKTITFDRGKEFSKWKLIEKNFNVKIYFADPGKPCQRGLNENNNGILRRYLPKSTDLSSYKQKDLNTIAFQINSTPRKSLSYKRPIDLIQLF; encoded by the coding sequence ATGTATAAGTATCTGACTATTGAATCAATAATAGCAATAAAAGAATATAAAAGTTATGGATTTTCGATTCGTAAAATAGCAAAAGCCATTGATTATAGTAAATCAACTGTACATAGAGTTTGTAGATTATTAAATCAAAACTTATTACCATTAGAAATATTGAATAAAATTCAAAAAAATAAACAAAATGCAGGTAGAAAATTAATAATTTTAACTTTAATAGAAATTAATACTATTAATCATTTGTTAATTACTAAAAATTATGCTCTTGATATAATTGCTAATTTTTTAAAGGAAAATAAAATAAAAAGTATTTCAACAAAAACTTTATATAACATGTTTAAAACAAATCGAATGGGTTTTGATGAAAATAACTTATTGAGAAAAGGAAAAAATAAACCTCACAAACAAAAAGAAACTAGGGGCAGAATTAATAATTGTAAGTCTATTCATGAAAGAAATTTAATCATTCCTAATATTAAAAATATAGAAGAATTTGGTCATTTAGAGGGTGATACTATCATTGGTAAAGATCATAAAAGTTCTATTATTACTTTAGCTGATATATGATCAAAAACCACAATTCCTTTAGCAACTAAAAATAATAAATCAGAAAATATTACAAAAAGTATAATAAAATTTATTTCAAAGTTACAAAAAGGAACAGTTAAAACTATTACTTTTGATCGTGGTAAAGAATTTAGTAAATGAAAATTAATCGAAAAAAATTTTAATGTTAAGATTTATTTTGCAGATCCTGGTAAACCTTGTCAAAGAGGTTTAAATGAAAATAATAATGGTATTTTAAGAAGATATTTACCAAAATCTACAGATCTATCTTCATATAAACAAAAAGATTTAAATACTATAGCATTTCAAATTAATTCTACACCCAGAAAATCACTATCTTATAAAAGACCAATAGATTTAATACAATTATTTTAA
- a CDS encoding replication initiation protein, with translation MIVQTYVYIHKNKEMTVIQKEIEILTSYKFFLFDETKDKFEFVNLFLRSGNDQGKLYLEVHQSLVAEHYLNLKSDYTNIYLPYTKEVTSKYSLRLYEYLRSYLYMNAKTKKTPNFNHEWDFEKLAKILNLSLKSSYFKQINMLKTRILELVKKDLAKTDIIFSYELIKVGRKFSKIILNTHLDLEKFNAQSPELEKIPTKKEYKKYANKSKLIVHNLKQQKSKIIEKPILSDEEVKKIMQDFDNH, from the coding sequence ATGATTGTTCAAACTTATGTATATATTCATAAAAATAAAGAAATGACAGTAATTCAAAAAGAAATTGAAATTTTAACTAGTTATAAGTTTTTTTTATTTGATGAAACAAAAGATAAATTTGAGTTTGTAAATTTATTTTTAAGAAGCGGAAATGATCAAGGAAAACTTTATTTAGAAGTTCATCAAAGTTTAGTTGCAGAACATTATTTAAATTTAAAATCTGATTATACAAATATTTATTTACCTTATACAAAAGAAGTTACAAGTAAGTATTCGTTACGTTTATATGAATATTTACGTAGTTATTTGTATATGAATGCTAAAACTAAAAAAACACCAAATTTTAATCATGAATGAGATTTTGAAAAACTTGCTAAAATATTAAATTTAAGTTTAAAAAGTAGTTATTTTAAACAAATTAATATGTTAAAAACTAGAATTTTAGAACTGGTGAAAAAAGATTTAGCAAAAACTGATATTATTTTTTCTTATGAATTAATTAAAGTAGGTAGAAAATTTAGCAAAATAATTTTAAATACGCATTTGGATTTAGAAAAATTTAATGCTCAAAGTCCTGAACTTGAAAAAATACCAACTAAAAAAGAATATAAAAAGTATGCAAATAAATCAAAGCTAATAGTACATAATTTAAAACAACAAAAATCTAAAATAATTGAAAAACCAATTTTAAGTGATGAAGAAGTAAAAAAGATTATGCAAGATTTTGACAATCATTAA
- a CDS encoding IS30 family transposase — protein sequence MYKYLTIESIIAIKEYKSYGFSIRKIAKAIDYSKSTVHRVCRLLNQNLLPLEILNKIQKNKQNAGRKLIILTLIEINTINHLLITKNYALDIIANFLKENKIKSISTKTLYNMFKTNRMGFDENNLLRKGKNKPHKQKETRGRINNCKSIHERNLIITNIKNIEEFGHLEGDTIIGKDHKSSIITLADIWSKTTIPLATKNNKSENITKNIIKFILKLQKGTVKTITFDRGKEFSKWKLIEKNCNVKIYFADPGKPCQRGLNENNNGILRRYLPKSTDLSSYKQKDLNTIAFQINSTPRKSLSYKRPIDLIQLF from the coding sequence ATGTATAAGTATCTGACTATTGAATCAATAATAGCAATAAAAGAATATAAAAGTTATGGATTTTCGATTCGTAAAATAGCAAAAGCCATTGATTATAGTAAATCAACTGTACATAGAGTTTGTAGATTATTAAATCAAAACTTATTACCATTAGAAATATTGAATAAAATTCAAAAAAATAAACAAAATGCAGGTAGAAAATTAATAATTTTAACTTTAATAGAAATTAATACTATTAATCATTTGTTAATTACTAAAAATTATGCTCTTGATATAATTGCTAATTTTTTAAAGGAAAATAAAATAAAAAGTATTTCAACAAAAACTTTATATAACATGTTTAAAACAAATCGAATGGGTTTTGATGAAAATAACTTATTGAGAAAAGGAAAAAATAAACCTCACAAACAAAAAGAAACTAGGGGCAGAATTAATAATTGTAAGTCTATTCATGAAAGAAATTTAATTATTACTAATATTAAAAATATAGAAGAATTTGGTCATTTAGAGGGTGATACTATCATTGGTAAAGATCATAAAAGTTCTATTATTACTTTAGCTGATATATGATCAAAAACCACAATTCCTTTAGCAACTAAAAATAATAAATCAGAAAATATTACAAAAAATATAATAAAATTTATTTTAAAGTTACAAAAAGGAACAGTTAAAACTATTACTTTTGATCGTGGTAAAGAATTTAGTAAATGAAAATTAATCGAAAAAAATTGTAATGTTAAGATTTATTTTGCAGATCCTGGTAAACCTTGTCAAAGAGGTTTAAATGAAAATAATAATGGTATTTTAAGAAGATATTTACCAAAATCTACAGATCTATCTTCATATAAACAAAAAGATTTAAATACTATAGCATTTCAAATTAATTCTACACCCAGAAAATCACTATCTTATAAAAGACCAATAGATTTAATACAATTATTTTAA
- a CDS encoding ABC transporter permease: MKKQSFLLFKNAFKQAFRNKIQLVGLIVLVLLSSTIFSLMQTSLARISDEYSTLVAKSNLHDFVIDLSNTTPKTVSNKISTSTTAVDEKNDFDINNIANDAGNEFIWDRVEGRTMQLDNNSNPRILKILTYNQDARIDKLIISDGYQIGDSNNPDKTPSWKQVVINKEFAQKNNLHINDTIRVQSDQLGSSLKVSGYDLNDAAYSSYNWLKIVGYGVSADFTTPIIDQTTPIPNKTREGLLYVDPMQFGLSKRLEDNNYIWSYDKANEKITISSDNDREIYFVGKSTIGKINDIKLISQSLRNKYINTIDSDAALVYKLGNNKYTFNNRTATLNATIIGFKSLLIGLLLIVLIITGITVILITYKNIDNSRTQIGILKSLGYSNIKILITSLAYPMVAALIGTILVFLPASGLQVIIVQTFANYFNLDFGHFIFNGLGFIYCLILIFGFLSIIAWVISALTVIKKPIDLIKNESATINSRFSRIIKTKSINRGFLTRFRLSLFTSSIGKMAAAALTMFLGTTLMTTSIIGPKIMADNKLLSFTGMNYHSLVEYDVPTYNSPYSFYKTYNPNNKDDWTYTSTVDSTTGDTYWYPPRFDNSGPLNDTFVKELLENNINAEAYAPMSDESNPSGAIRDLGYTGLTYLNGKMLTKNFLNGLDSSDIKDASVIVGIMVQMAWPNALPMYDTVLNNTNINSFYSENTYNIIRKFYQNYRTTVAMNISGTISKTGKISTNPNDLDITKFKDWANSNILAYKNDSSEGPTFINDIDNLSFDTSDKLYPWHLTNETQLLNNNASEISDKERDSWINKVGIWFGALFYNRMGQTVVQGAYTKSPYFIRQNIAKAYSDPNAPFNVAFNVVPFDKETDELGTYFIGTPEKLFKQNKYLLKVFGLQNQQQLDKPSMMQLYDAGGSSLNPLLEQENSDDSISLVINQTIAKQLNLKINDEFKMSSNGNTMKFKDDNKLKPFDLDKINIDNIVGDSKNVNNVTLLKQQTGYTQVDELKDGAYDNMGINATNMLKEVAAGKVVNSYNDKISSKTPTYKVVGIYNGYGQPNAYISKTNADKVLSFNKTKEFLFLLFKKEWEDKKTTCDVDFGKLKSFNEYQDFLNQLNDPVIFKLNQVFENENPIFNFKFSNSQSLPDITNSFSTSQMYGDYSAFGLNGGTDGSGTYQGYGAGSAVNITPQDIHHQLLNQITALVDTVLVAFIIFSLIISFFIILLTSNLVIYENRKTIATMKTLGYSDAKITNIVIGMYLPVIAVMFVIGFPVGWIIVKFILNYLAANTTWVLPLFFVWWLPLVVGLIVFDIYATTFIIDWYAMKKINPIKTLNEID, encoded by the coding sequence ATGAAAAAACAATCATTTTTGCTTTTTAAAAATGCGTTTAAACAAGCATTTCGTAATAAAATTCAATTAGTTGGTTTAATTGTTTTAGTATTATTATCATCAACTATTTTTTCATTAATGCAAACAAGTTTAGCAAGAATTTCTGATGAATATTCAACATTAGTTGCAAAATCTAATTTACATGATTTTGTTATTGATTTATCTAATACTACTCCAAAAACTGTTTCTAATAAAATCTCAACATCAACAACTGCTGTTGATGAAAAGAATGATTTTGATATTAACAATATTGCAAATGATGCTGGTAATGAATTTATATGAGATCGTGTTGAAGGCAGAACTATGCAATTAGATAATAATAGTAATCCTAGAATTTTAAAAATATTAACTTATAATCAAGATGCTCGTATTGATAAATTAATCATTAGTGATGGTTATCAAATAGGAGATAGTAATAATCCAGATAAAACTCCAAGTTGAAAACAGGTAGTTATTAATAAAGAATTTGCCCAAAAAAATAATTTGCATATTAATGATACAATTCGTGTGCAATCAGATCAATTAGGAAGTAGTTTAAAAGTTTCAGGATATGATTTAAATGATGCTGCTTATAGTAGTTATAATTGATTAAAAATTGTTGGATATGGTGTATCTGCTGATTTCACAACCCCAATTATTGATCAAACTACACCAATTCCAAATAAAACTCGTGAAGGTTTATTATACGTTGATCCAATGCAATTTGGTTTAAGCAAAAGGTTAGAAGATAATAATTATATTTGATCATATGATAAAGCTAATGAAAAAATCACAATTTCTTCTGATAATGATCGCGAAATTTATTTTGTTGGAAAATCAACAATAGGTAAAATTAATGATATTAAATTAATTTCACAAAGTTTAAGAAATAAATATATTAATACTATTGATTCTGATGCTGCTTTAGTATATAAGTTAGGAAATAATAAGTATACGTTTAATAATCGTACTGCTACTTTGAATGCAACTATTATTGGATTTAAAAGTTTATTAATTGGTTTATTATTAATTGTTTTAATTATTACAGGAATTACAGTAATATTAATTACTTATAAAAATATTGATAATTCACGAACACAAATTGGAATTTTAAAATCATTAGGTTATAGTAATATTAAAATTTTAATTACATCTTTAGCTTATCCAATGGTAGCAGCACTTATTGGTACTATTTTAGTGTTTTTACCAGCAAGTGGTTTACAAGTAATTATAGTTCAAACATTTGCCAACTATTTTAATCTAGATTTTGGTCATTTTATTTTTAATGGTTTAGGATTTATATATTGTTTAATTTTAATATTTGGTTTTTTATCAATTATTGCATGAGTTATTAGTGCTTTAACAGTTATTAAAAAACCAATAGATTTAATTAAAAACGAATCAGCTACTATTAATTCTCGCTTTAGTCGAATTATTAAAACAAAAAGTATTAATCGTGGATTTTTAACAAGATTCCGTTTGTCACTATTTACATCATCAATTGGAAAAATGGCAGCAGCAGCATTAACTATGTTTTTAGGAACAACCTTAATGACAACATCTATTATTGGACCAAAAATTATGGCTGATAATAAATTACTTTCTTTTACTGGTATGAATTATCACTCCTTAGTTGAATATGACGTTCCGACTTATAATTCTCCATATAGTTTTTATAAAACTTATAATCCAAATAATAAAGATGATTGAACTTATACTTCTACTGTTGATAGTACTACTGGTGATACATATTGATATCCACCACGTTTTGATAATTCTGGGCCATTAAATGATACTTTTGTTAAAGAATTATTAGAAAATAATATTAATGCTGAAGCATATGCTCCAATGTCAGATGAATCTAATCCCAGTGGTGCTATTAGGGATTTAGGATATACTGGTTTAACGTATTTAAATGGTAAAATGCTTACTAAAAACTTTTTAAATGGATTAGATTCTAGTGATATTAAAGATGCTTCTGTGATTGTTGGAATTATGGTACAAATGGCTTGACCAAATGCATTACCAATGTATGACACAGTTTTAAATAATACTAATATTAACAGTTTTTATAGTGAGAATACTTATAATATTATTAGAAAATTTTATCAAAACTATCGAACAACAGTGGCAATGAATATTAGTGGTACGATTTCGAAGACTGGTAAGATTAGTACTAATCCTAATGATTTAGATATTACAAAATTCAAAGATTGAGCAAATAGTAATATTCTTGCTTACAAAAATGACTCAAGTGAGGGTCCTACTTTTATTAATGATATTGATAATTTAAGTTTTGATACTAGCGATAAATTATATCCGTGACATTTAACTAATGAAACACAATTATTGAATAATAATGCATCTGAAATTAGTGACAAAGAGCGTGATAGTTGAATTAATAAAGTTGGAATTTGATTTGGTGCTTTATTTTATAATAGAATGGGACAAACTGTAGTACAAGGTGCTTATACTAAAAGTCCATATTTTATTCGTCAAAATATTGCTAAAGCTTATAGTGATCCCAATGCTCCTTTTAATGTTGCTTTTAATGTTGTGCCTTTTGATAAAGAAACTGATGAATTAGGAACTTACTTTATTGGTACTCCTGAAAAATTATTTAAACAAAATAAGTATTTATTGAAAGTTTTTGGTTTACAAAATCAACAACAGTTAGACAAACCTTCAATGATGCAATTATATGATGCTGGGGGTTCTTCATTAAATCCACTTTTAGAACAAGAAAATAGTGATGATAGTATTAGTCTTGTTATTAATCAAACGATTGCTAAACAATTAAATTTAAAAATAAATGATGAATTTAAAATGAGTAGTAATGGTAATACTATGAAATTTAAAGATGATAATAAATTGAAACCTTTTGATTTGGATAAAATTAATATTGATAACATTGTTGGTGATAGTAAAAATGTTAATAATGTAACATTATTAAAACAACAAACTGGTTATACACAAGTTGATGAGTTAAAGGATGGCGCTTATGATAATATGGGTATTAATGCTACAAATATGTTAAAAGAAGTTGCTGCTGGTAAGGTTGTTAATTCTTATAATGATAAGATAAGTTCTAAAACACCAACATATAAAGTAGTTGGTATATATAATGGTTATGGTCAACCTAATGCTTATATTAGTAAAACTAATGCTGATAAAGTTTTATCATTTAATAAAACAAAAGAATTTTTATTTTTATTATTTAAAAAAGAATGAGAAGACAAAAAAACAACTTGTGATGTTGATTTTGGTAAATTAAAATCATTTAATGAATATCAAGATTTTCTTAATCAATTAAATGATCCCGTTATTTTTAAACTTAATCAAGTATTTGAAAATGAAAATCCAATCTTTAATTTTAAATTTTCAAATTCGCAATCATTACCAGATATAACTAATTCATTTTCAACTTCGCAAATGTATGGAGATTACAGTGCTTTTGGTTTAAATGGTGGTACTGATGGTTCTGGTACTTATCAAGGTTATGGTGCAGGTAGTGCTGTTAATATTACGCCACAAGATATCCATCATCAGTTGTTAAATCAAATTACTGCTTTAGTTGATACAGTATTGGTTGCATTTATTATCTTTTCATTAATCATTTCGTTCTTTATTATTTTATTAACAAGTAATTTAGTAATTTATGAAAATCGTAAAACAATAGCAACAATGAAAACACTTGGTTATAGTGATGCAAAAATAACTAATATTGTTATTGGTATGTATTTACCAGTGATTGCTGTTATGTTTGTTATTGGTTTTCCTGTAGGATGAATAATTGTTAAGTTTATTCTTAACTATTTAGCTGCTAATACAACATGGGTTTTACCATTATTCTTTGTTTGATGATTACCGCTTGTAGTTGGTTTAATTGTCTTTGATATTTATGCAACAACCTTTATTATTGATTGATATGCCATGAAGAAGATTAATCCAATTAAAACTTTAAATGAAATTGATTAA